A window of the Candidatus Nitrosotalea okcheonensis genome harbors these coding sequences:
- the eno gene encoding phosphopyruvate hydratase has translation MPKITSIKGRILYNSRGSQTIEIDVTSDNEHVGRVCAPSGASVGKHEAQSFPQNKPEKSLDILKKNIKKFLGLDPSNLKIIHETLREIDSSPNYSKIGGSLAFALTIASIESASKSLQIPMFKLLAKDSTFRYPFPLGNILGGGAHAGPGTPDIQEILVCATGSKTICDAIEVNLMIHKEVGKILAKKDPSFTNGRGDEGGWAPKLKNDEALEISAKACEQLGFTLGKEVSLGVDFASSTQWDEKKKKYVYNRAGFENTPEKQIEFASEIIKKYKLVYAEDAVHEEAFEDMAILTRKFPHVLITGDDLLVTNTKILKKAVKIRACSGAILKVNQAGSLYDALEFAKEANNNNVKLITSHRSGESIDSHISHIGLATKSKMLKVGILGGERIAKLNELIRLSEYDLIRGMAEI, from the coding sequence ATGCCCAAGATTACATCAATCAAAGGCAGGATACTTTACAACAGCAGAGGAAGTCAGACTATAGAAATCGATGTGACATCAGATAATGAACATGTAGGACGAGTCTGTGCTCCATCAGGTGCAAGTGTTGGGAAACATGAAGCACAGAGTTTTCCCCAGAATAAACCAGAAAAAAGTTTAGACATATTAAAAAAAAACATAAAGAAATTTTTAGGCCTTGATCCATCCAACCTGAAAATAATTCATGAGACCCTAAGAGAAATTGACTCATCTCCGAATTATTCAAAAATTGGAGGTTCGCTTGCATTTGCATTAACTATTGCGTCAATCGAATCGGCTTCAAAATCATTACAGATTCCAATGTTCAAGTTGCTGGCAAAAGATTCAACTTTTAGATATCCATTTCCTCTTGGAAATATTTTAGGGGGCGGAGCACATGCCGGGCCAGGTACACCAGATATTCAAGAAATTCTAGTTTGTGCCACAGGTTCCAAAACTATTTGTGATGCAATAGAAGTTAACTTGATGATACATAAAGAAGTAGGAAAAATTCTGGCAAAGAAGGATCCAAGTTTTACAAATGGAAGGGGGGACGAAGGCGGATGGGCTCCAAAATTAAAAAATGATGAAGCTCTTGAAATATCTGCAAAAGCTTGTGAACAACTAGGTTTTACATTAGGGAAAGAGGTTTCTTTAGGTGTGGATTTTGCTTCATCCACGCAATGGGATGAAAAGAAAAAAAAATATGTGTACAATAGAGCAGGTTTTGAAAACACTCCAGAAAAACAGATCGAGTTTGCATCAGAAATAATAAAAAAATACAAACTTGTTTATGCCGAAGATGCAGTTCATGAAGAAGCATTTGAAGATATGGCAATTTTGACTAGGAAATTTCCCCATGTCCTCATAACTGGGGATGATCTATTGGTAACAAATACAAAAATTCTCAAGAAAGCCGTAAAAATAAGAGCTTGTAGCGGAGCAATATTAAAAGTAAATCAGGCAGGAAGCCTTTATGACGCACTTGAATTTGCCAAAGAGGCAAACAATAACAATGTAAAACTCATCACATCCCATCGATCGGGTGAGTCAATAGACTCGCACATATCACACATTGGACTTGCTACAAAATCTAAGATGCTCAAAGTTGGCATATTGGGTGGAGAAAGGATAGCCAAACTCAACGAACTGATCAGACTCTCAGAGTATGATTTAATACGTGGAATGGCCGAGATTTAG
- a CDS encoding DNA-directed RNA polymerase subunit N, which translates to MLIPVRCFTCGNLVADKFKEYQNRVKGGEDPGKVLDSFGFKRYCCRAMILTSVETIHQVIPFYEAIRRREQEVRSELE; encoded by the coding sequence GTGTTAATTCCTGTCAGATGTTTTACTTGTGGAAATTTGGTTGCTGACAAATTTAAGGAATATCAAAACCGCGTCAAGGGTGGAGAGGATCCTGGAAAAGTTTTAGATTCTTTTGGTTTTAAAAGATACTGTTGTAGAGCAATGATATTGACATCTGTTGAGACAATTCACCAAGTTATTCCATTTTACGAAGCCATTAGAAGAAGAGAGCAAGAAGTAAGATCTGAATTAGAATAG
- a CDS encoding NAD(P)H-hydrate epimerase — protein MEITVKQMMQIEENGHQMGFFRKLMMENAGAVTARHITERYHDLTSKKIIVFAGLGNNGGDAFVVARHLAAFGCTPTIILLGHPDKIKTEEARSNWKILEKMNSVNLILASAIDTITDGADVIVDGILGTGMSGKIREPYSSAIDLINQSNAFKFAVDVPSGLDPDTGIVNDKCVKVDITITFHKMKIGMPKNQDMCGKIIVEKIGIPPEAEIGVLL, from the coding sequence ATGGAAATTACTGTAAAACAAATGATGCAAATTGAGGAGAATGGACATCAAATGGGTTTTTTTAGAAAACTAATGATGGAAAATGCAGGTGCTGTTACTGCAAGACACATTACAGAACGTTACCATGATCTAACATCAAAAAAAATAATAGTTTTTGCTGGACTGGGAAATAATGGTGGTGATGCATTTGTTGTGGCCAGACATTTGGCTGCATTTGGATGTACGCCTACCATAATACTTCTGGGACATCCAGATAAAATAAAAACAGAAGAAGCACGATCTAATTGGAAAATTTTAGAGAAGATGAATTCTGTGAATCTCATACTTGCGTCTGCTATTGATACAATTACAGATGGTGCAGATGTAATAGTGGATGGAATATTGGGAACAGGCATGTCTGGAAAAATTAGAGAACCGTATTCCTCGGCAATAGATTTGATAAATCAATCAAATGCCTTCAAATTTGCGGTTGATGTACCATCCGGTCTTGACCCTGATACAGGAATAGTAAATGACAAATGTGTAAAAGTGGATATTACTATAACCTTTCACAAGATGAAGATTGGAATGCCAAAAAATCAAGACATGTGTGGCAAAATAATAGTTGAAAAAATAGGGATTCCACCTGAAGCGGAGATTGGTGTGTTGTTATGA
- a CDS encoding MBL fold metallo-hydrolase yields the protein MKVHQLQVGNMQNFTYVLEDEDTKESVIIDPSWDLELVMEIIERNDLKVKYIINTHHHFDHTIGNDAMVKYTKSKILQHEASTLKNDVRLSDGDKIMFGKSELAVLHTPGHSKDSICLVGDGKIFSGDALFVGNCGRTDLPGGSAKELYHSLFDIIYRLDDNLVLYPGHNYGSFPNSTISKEKKTNFVLQPRTESEFVNFMGSD from the coding sequence ATGAAAGTGCATCAACTTCAAGTAGGAAATATGCAAAACTTTACTTATGTTCTTGAGGATGAGGATACAAAGGAATCTGTTATCATTGATCCTTCATGGGATCTAGAACTGGTAATGGAAATAATAGAAAGAAATGATCTAAAAGTCAAATATATCATTAACACACATCACCATTTTGATCATACTATAGGAAATGATGCAATGGTAAAATATACCAAATCCAAAATCTTGCAACACGAAGCTTCTACTTTGAAAAATGACGTACGCTTATCTGATGGTGACAAAATAATGTTTGGCAAGTCCGAACTTGCTGTATTGCATACTCCGGGGCACTCAAAAGATAGCATATGTCTAGTTGGTGACGGAAAAATCTTTTCAGGCGATGCACTTTTTGTAGGAAACTGTGGTAGGACAGATTTACCGGGAGGAAGTGCAAAGGAACTATATCATAGCCTGTTTGATATTATCTATAGGCTTGATGATAATCTAGTGTTGTATCCCGGACACAATTATGGAAGCTTTCCGAATTCAACCATATCTAAAGAAAAAAAGACAAATTTTGTATTGCAACCCAGAACAGAATCAGAGTTCGTGAATTTTATGGGTAGTGATTAA
- the cobT gene encoding nicotinate mononucleotide-dependent phosphoribosyltransferase CobT: MQDIEILGNQQKGLEFIKQTEQKKFIFSLVISYTATSEIPGITMAGEHPDLIKFTGPADAEFIHYGYCRSISVIPMTPDGKPTPALLTKTALEAASIPSVVVNAGSKVSPKLPFIDMNLNYGKNIGKESALSLDDVGKAVEYGRIIGRFLGASTDCVIVGESIPGGTTTALGVLEGFGITGSVSSSMPQNPVDLKIQTVKEALKRLQSNDPFEIISQLGDPMIPTVAGILSTASEISRVLLAGGTQMAAVLAFAKSIGFEGKNTAVGTTSYVSEDKSANLSDIISQIMDVPILVARLKLAESEISGLSSYAKGFVKEGAGAGGSSIGCMLKTGLDAKSLLALTEKEYLKIT; the protein is encoded by the coding sequence TTGCAAGACATTGAAATACTTGGAAACCAGCAAAAAGGCTTAGAATTCATAAAACAAACTGAACAAAAAAAATTTATCTTCTCTCTAGTGATATCTTACACTGCGACATCTGAAATACCTGGAATAACTATGGCTGGAGAACATCCAGATCTGATAAAATTTACAGGACCTGCAGATGCTGAATTTATCCACTACGGATATTGTAGAAGCATCTCTGTAATTCCGATGACTCCTGATGGAAAACCGACTCCAGCCCTGTTGACAAAAACTGCACTGGAAGCAGCAAGCATTCCAAGTGTTGTTGTAAATGCTGGTAGCAAAGTGTCTCCAAAACTTCCATTTATTGATATGAACTTGAATTATGGTAAAAACATTGGAAAAGAATCAGCTCTTAGTCTTGATGATGTTGGAAAAGCGGTTGAATACGGCAGAATAATTGGAAGATTTCTCGGGGCTTCAACTGACTGTGTTATAGTTGGTGAAAGTATTCCTGGCGGTACTACTACAGCTCTTGGAGTGCTTGAAGGATTTGGAATTACAGGATCTGTTAGCAGTAGTATGCCTCAGAACCCTGTAGATCTCAAGATCCAAACGGTAAAAGAGGCATTGAAAAGGCTTCAATCAAACGATCCATTTGAAATTATATCACAATTGGGTGATCCAATGATTCCAACAGTTGCCGGCATACTTAGCACAGCATCTGAAATCTCTAGGGTTCTATTAGCTGGTGGAACACAGATGGCAGCCGTACTTGCTTTTGCAAAAAGTATTGGATTTGAAGGAAAGAATACTGCTGTTGGTACCACCTCTTATGTGTCTGAAGATAAATCTGCAAACCTGTCTGACATCATATCGCAGATAATGGATGTGCCTATACTGGTTGCCAGACTAAAACTTGCAGAATCAGAAATCTCTGGATTGAGCTCATATGCTAAAGGGTTTGTAAAAGAAGGAGCAGGGGCTGGAGGTTCATCTATTGGTTGCATGTTAAAGACAGGACTTGATGCAAAAAGTCTTTTGGCTCTAACTGAAAAGGAATATTTGAAAATTACTTGA
- the glmS gene encoding glutamine--fructose-6-phosphate transaminase (isomerizing) codes for MCSIIGYLGLSSAAPIIVKGLKRMEYRGYDSVGVATFSEHQISVRKGVGKVLEVNKTEKLDELSGTIGIGHTRWATHGMVTDTNAHPHPSSSGEIAIVHNGIIENHEELKKELQKHGYTFKSQTDSEVIANLLQYNYDKTREIKKSVVDTVAELKGNYAFVAVFQDGTLSAARLHEPLIIGVGKEGYFISSDVLGFVEYTDEVIYPDNKEFVIIDKEGLKIFDFDANPVRHQITKVSKEFADVYKGQYAHYTLKEISEQPLTVSSAGNNTKLEIDLASDLIKHARNVYITGSGTSYNAALIAKFLFSKYAKIKIDPLISSEAQFSPDMFEEKSILVAISQSGESADVLEAVGIAKKTGSKIISIVNMMTSSLVHQSSISMGLNCGPEIGVAATKSFTSQLVVLYKIIDKICDGCMELDLTKVSEAIKKILSNDSKIKDVAKRLKNVSDIYVLGRGMHYPIASEGSLKLKELTYIHAEGLPGGELKHGPLALMDSNSYVLIINPNDSTYNDTLTSAREIKARGAKIIGISDKPSDVYDHWIDIPSINEPLYPLVEIVPIQLLAYYAAIDKDFDPDYPRNLAKSVTVK; via the coding sequence ATGTGTTCAATTATAGGATATCTGGGTCTAAGCTCTGCTGCACCAATAATAGTCAAGGGATTAAAGAGAATGGAATACCGTGGTTATGACAGTGTAGGAGTTGCCACTTTTTCCGAACATCAAATCAGTGTAAGAAAGGGTGTGGGTAAAGTTTTAGAAGTAAACAAAACAGAAAAACTAGACGAGCTTTCTGGAACAATAGGCATAGGACATACTAGGTGGGCTACTCATGGAATGGTAACTGACACAAATGCTCATCCACATCCATCAAGTTCAGGAGAAATAGCTATTGTACACAATGGAATAATTGAGAACCATGAAGAATTAAAAAAAGAACTCCAAAAACATGGTTATACTTTTAAAAGTCAAACAGACAGCGAAGTAATTGCAAATCTTCTCCAGTATAACTATGACAAGACTAGAGAAATTAAGAAATCTGTTGTAGACACAGTAGCTGAATTAAAAGGAAATTATGCTTTTGTTGCAGTCTTCCAAGATGGTACATTATCTGCAGCTAGACTGCATGAACCATTGATAATAGGAGTAGGAAAAGAAGGATATTTTATTTCAAGTGATGTACTTGGATTTGTAGAATATACTGATGAAGTAATTTATCCAGACAACAAGGAATTTGTAATAATTGACAAAGAAGGATTAAAGATCTTTGATTTTGATGCAAATCCAGTACGTCACCAGATAACCAAAGTGTCAAAAGAATTTGCTGATGTATACAAGGGTCAATATGCTCATTACACGTTGAAAGAGATTTCAGAACAACCATTAACAGTATCAAGTGCTGGAAATAATACCAAACTTGAGATTGACTTGGCTTCAGATTTAATAAAACATGCAAGAAATGTATACATTACTGGAAGTGGGACAAGTTACAACGCAGCATTAATTGCAAAGTTTCTTTTTTCAAAATATGCAAAGATAAAGATTGATCCATTGATTTCTAGCGAAGCACAATTTTCGCCCGACATGTTTGAAGAAAAATCAATTCTAGTTGCAATATCACAGAGTGGAGAAAGTGCAGATGTATTAGAAGCTGTAGGTATTGCAAAAAAAACAGGGTCTAAAATCATATCAATAGTAAACATGATGACGTCCTCATTAGTTCACCAGTCATCTATTTCCATGGGACTCAATTGCGGTCCAGAAATAGGGGTTGCAGCAACCAAAAGTTTCACATCACAACTTGTTGTATTATATAAAATAATTGATAAAATATGTGATGGCTGTATGGAACTAGATCTTACAAAAGTATCAGAAGCAATCAAGAAGATACTCTCCAATGATTCTAAAATCAAAGATGTTGCAAAGAGACTGAAGAATGTTTCAGATATTTACGTATTAGGAAGAGGCATGCATTATCCAATTGCTTCTGAAGGATCATTGAAGTTAAAGGAACTCACATACATACATGCAGAGGGACTTCCAGGAGGAGAATTAAAACACGGTCCCTTGGCATTGATGGATTCTAATTCATATGTTTTAATCATAAACCCCAATGATTCCACCTATAATGATACGCTAACATCAGCTAGAGAGATAAAAGCAAGAGGAGCCAAGATAATAGGAATTTCAGACAAGCCAAGTGATGTATATGATCATTGGATAGACATACCCAGTATCAACGAGCCATTATATCCACTTGTAGAAATAGTACCAATACAACTTCTCGCATATTATGCTGCAATTGACAAAGACTTTGATCCAGACTATCCAAGAAATTTGGCAAAATCAGTAACGGTCAAGTAA
- a CDS encoding 30S ribosomal protein S4, with product MGDHPKNSRKMWRKPKRPLNYDLLNEELHVLGTFGLKNKRELWKAHTELSRIRNQARSLLALTQDVRSTKEPILMKSLARVGLVKENSTLDDVLNLKVTDFLSRRLQTIIQKKESIKSPYLARQIVVHGHVMIGERVVTVPSYTVKVEEEDQICLSPELDLSKTKQQPVQKVETEQPTE from the coding sequence GTGGGAGATCATCCAAAAAATTCACGCAAAATGTGGAGAAAACCAAAACGTCCTCTCAACTATGATTTACTAAATGAAGAATTACATGTTCTAGGTACTTTTGGACTCAAAAATAAAAGAGAATTATGGAAAGCACATACCGAACTTTCAAGAATAAGAAACCAAGCAAGATCACTCTTGGCGTTAACTCAGGATGTTAGAAGTACGAAAGAACCAATATTGATGAAATCACTTGCAAGAGTTGGACTAGTCAAAGAGAATTCAACCTTAGATGATGTACTTAATCTAAAGGTGACGGACTTTTTATCCAGGCGATTACAGACAATTATCCAGAAAAAAGAATCAATCAAGAGTCCATATCTTGCAAGACAAATAGTAGTACACGGTCATGTGATGATAGGAGAAAGAGTGGTTACTGTTCCTTCATATACGGTAAAGGTGGAGGAAGAAGATCAAATTTGCCTATCACCAGAATTAGATCTTAGCAAGACAAAACAACAGCCTGTTCAAAAAGTAGAAACCGAACAACCAACGGAATAA
- a CDS encoding 30S ribosomal protein S13, whose product MSSQEFRHIVRIAGKDIPGAKKTIIGVGQVKGIGYNFAKSLLEVLKINPNSNVGFLTESQVEEIEKAMRDPISVNIPTWFLNRQKDMDTGNNFHLITSDIDFNVRNDIEREKGMNSWRGFRHTYGLKVRGQSTRTTGRKGGAVGVKKGGKVLPAGSPGAPAEGAAPAAAPKAGAAPAAAPKAGAAPAAAPKAGAAPAAKPAAAEKKK is encoded by the coding sequence TTGTCTTCACAGGAGTTTAGGCACATAGTTAGAATTGCTGGTAAGGATATTCCAGGCGCTAAAAAGACCATCATTGGAGTTGGTCAAGTAAAAGGAATTGGTTATAATTTTGCAAAATCACTTTTAGAAGTATTAAAGATTAATCCTAACAGTAATGTCGGTTTTCTTACAGAATCACAGGTAGAAGAAATTGAAAAAGCCATGAGAGATCCAATATCTGTCAATATACCCACGTGGTTTCTAAATAGGCAAAAGGATATGGATACAGGAAATAACTTTCATCTTATTACTTCTGATATTGACTTTAACGTAAGAAATGATATCGAGCGAGAAAAAGGCATGAATAGCTGGCGAGGATTTCGTCATACATATGGATTAAAAGTTCGCGGACAAAGTACACGTACCACAGGTAGAAAGGGCGGTGCGGTCGGGGTTAAGAAAGGTGGCAAGGTATTACCAGCTGGTTCACCTGGTGCACCAGCTGAGGGCGCAGCTCCTGCAGCAGCTCCAAAGGCAGGTGCAGCTCCTGCAGCAGCTCCAAAGGCAGGTGCAGCTCCTGCAGCAGCTCCAAAGGCAGGTGCAGCTCCTGCAGCAAAACCTGCTGCAGCGGAAAAGAAAAAGTAG
- a CDS encoding AAA family ATPase encodes MSPEFTNFVSRSYDSEPKYTEIMAGVPEDYEQIKTLRDLLEINYKVIGAKEQLRRNLISKIKSGSVKYPGIVGFDNDVIPALDRAILSCHDMILVGQIGQAKTRIAQTIANTLLSPMPVIQGSVTNDCPMDLPPDDLIFLLEDKDNPTSVPKFHINGESMEKIRNNKLDTSIEWIDGKNRFKYVLATPDISVKDLVGQIDAIKITKNGKELYEIESYSPGQLMQAKHGLFCIDELPVLDTRKQVALLSVLQEGRFTTGAYPVIFEPKTVFIATANPIDYTHSGKIIEPLYDRLKSHIQTHYPKSISEEMLIIIQEAKIPHSFIPVFILKILTRIVQAARSSNEINQDKGVSVRMGIHSLELLVGEAERTRSISHNVLALPRPSDIFSIEQSIKFELVELDDTAINRSKVLHSLISDSIRDTSLEYLKEVGPSIFDSIKNEFLNKSFQVSQTILGSSDLQTSYDNQLKTFPALSNLVASIYSKVISDQEIFVKETAQYEISNDALIVSDNAQNELKASVTELVLDGLCWVEPKILDKKEGMYIAN; translated from the coding sequence ATGTCTCCGGAATTTACAAATTTTGTTAGTAGAAGTTATGATTCTGAACCAAAGTATACTGAAATCATGGCCGGTGTTCCTGAAGACTATGAACAAATCAAAACACTACGGGATCTTCTAGAAATTAATTATAAAGTAATTGGTGCAAAGGAACAACTTCGTAGAAATTTAATCTCAAAGATCAAATCCGGGAGTGTAAAATATCCTGGAATAGTAGGTTTTGATAATGACGTCATCCCCGCTTTAGATCGTGCAATATTGTCATGTCATGATATGATTCTAGTTGGCCAGATAGGACAAGCAAAAACTAGGATAGCTCAAACAATTGCAAACACATTGCTTTCTCCAATGCCTGTAATCCAAGGAAGTGTGACAAATGATTGTCCCATGGATCTTCCACCAGACGATTTGATATTTTTATTGGAGGACAAAGACAATCCCACATCTGTTCCAAAATTCCACATAAATGGTGAAAGCATGGAAAAAATTCGTAATAACAAACTTGACACTTCTATTGAATGGATTGATGGTAAAAACAGATTCAAGTATGTGCTGGCAACTCCTGATATTTCTGTAAAAGATCTAGTTGGACAGATAGATGCAATCAAGATAACTAAAAATGGTAAAGAACTTTATGAAATTGAATCTTATTCTCCAGGCCAACTCATGCAGGCAAAACATGGATTATTTTGTATTGATGAATTGCCAGTTCTTGATACTAGAAAACAGGTAGCACTTTTGTCTGTCTTACAAGAAGGACGATTCACAACTGGCGCGTATCCTGTTATATTTGAACCAAAAACAGTATTCATCGCTACTGCAAATCCTATAGATTATACACACTCTGGAAAAATAATCGAGCCTCTTTATGATAGACTGAAAAGTCATATTCAAACACATTATCCAAAATCAATCTCAGAAGAGATGTTAATTATAATACAGGAAGCAAAAATACCTCATTCGTTTATTCCTGTATTCATACTGAAGATCCTGACAAGAATTGTTCAAGCAGCGCGTTCCAGTAATGAGATAAACCAAGACAAGGGTGTGAGTGTACGAATGGGAATACATAGTTTGGAACTACTTGTGGGAGAGGCAGAAAGAACTAGATCCATATCTCATAATGTTTTGGCATTACCCAGACCATCTGATATATTCTCAATTGAACAATCTATAAAGTTTGAACTTGTTGAACTAGATGATACTGCTATAAATCGTTCCAAAGTTCTGCATAGTCTAATATCTGATTCTATAAGAGATACCTCGCTAGAATATCTAAAAGAAGTAGGTCCAAGTATTTTTGATTCAATAAAAAATGAATTTCTGAATAAATCATTTCAAGTGTCTCAAACAATTCTTGGCTCAAGTGATCTACAAACATCTTATGATAATCAATTAAAGACTTTTCCAGCCCTTTCAAATTTAGTTGCCAGTATATATTCAAAGGTTATTTCCGATCAGGAAATATTTGTAAAAGAAACTGCACAGTATGAAATTTCTAACGATGCTCTAATAGTTTCAGATAATGCACAAAATGAACTTAAGGCAAGTGTAACCGAATTGGTACTTGATGGTCTGTGCTGGGTTGAGCCAAAAATTCTGGACAAAAAAGAAGGTATGTACATTGCAAACTAG
- a CDS encoding VWA domain-containing protein, whose protein sequence is MQTSTTKFVYVSSENHKPASPTTEISDEKLKQALKTLATQALKEKTPSMKDLENTLDSVMSNTFSKNQFNSEQETTAYGNSESVTKHLQKLGYLKDDKKWLTKKAFFEIGQKMLGDIIKTINEGNSGFHETKNMGSSDVMLDTTRKFEVGDDIRHLNVPVTILNLIQRKKNKNEPIQFPLEIKLDDFEKFETKEEVKVAVVYCIDLSSTMKYSLSSGEGTRIEAAKKALWALFVLNKKFFPNDSVYIVGFGSLAAQINPSDIPYLKTYDANDNFLHYTNYQAALRLALKILKKDGSQNKRIVMITDGQPSACFVDNESQKNSILANKPYSHFYRPDEPTLSKIKNERDLRLDIIDESVYLCYRYRQVDPVVEAKTLQEAKQCRKEGIEIDTIMVSEESELLSYVQSLEKHLKGRAYYINPEKIDRVLVSDFISNRKKILHSRNS, encoded by the coding sequence TTGCAAACTAGTACTACAAAATTTGTCTATGTCTCAAGCGAAAATCACAAACCTGCAAGTCCTACAACAGAAATATCTGATGAAAAACTCAAACAAGCTCTTAAAACCCTGGCAACACAAGCCTTGAAGGAAAAAACACCATCGATGAAAGATCTAGAAAATACACTGGATAGTGTGATGTCTAACACTTTTTCCAAAAATCAATTCAACAGTGAACAAGAAACAACAGCATATGGAAACAGTGAATCCGTGACAAAACACTTGCAAAAACTTGGATATCTTAAAGATGATAAGAAATGGTTAACAAAAAAAGCGTTTTTTGAAATTGGCCAAAAAATGCTCGGAGATATAATAAAAACAATCAACGAAGGAAATTCAGGTTTCCACGAAACCAAGAACATGGGATCAAGTGATGTAATGCTTGATACTACTAGAAAATTCGAAGTGGGTGATGATATTAGACATCTGAACGTACCAGTCACAATATTAAATTTAATTCAAAGAAAAAAAAATAAAAATGAACCAATTCAATTCCCACTTGAAATAAAACTTGACGATTTTGAAAAATTTGAAACAAAAGAGGAAGTAAAAGTTGCAGTAGTTTACTGCATAGATCTCAGCTCTACGATGAAATATTCTCTAAGTTCTGGAGAGGGAACTAGGATAGAGGCTGCAAAAAAGGCTCTCTGGGCATTATTTGTATTAAATAAAAAATTCTTTCCAAATGACTCTGTTTACATTGTAGGTTTTGGTTCGCTTGCTGCACAAATCAACCCTTCTGATATACCATATCTGAAAACATATGATGCAAATGATAATTTTCTTCATTATACAAATTATCAAGCCGCATTAAGACTTGCATTAAAAATTCTAAAGAAAGATGGATCGCAAAATAAAAGAATTGTTATGATAACTGATGGTCAACCAAGCGCATGTTTTGTAGATAATGAATCTCAAAAAAATTCCATATTGGCAAATAAACCATATTCGCATTTTTACAGGCCTGATGAACCAACTCTTTCTAAAATAAAAAATGAGCGAGATCTGAGGCTGGATATCATTGATGAATCGGTATACCTGTGTTACAGATACAGGCAAGTTGATCCTGTTGTGGAAGCAAAGACTTTGCAGGAAGCAAAACAATGTAGAAAAGAAGGCATTGAAATTGATACAATCATGGTAAGCGAAGAGTCGGAATTGTTGAGCTATGTTCAAAGTCTTGAAAAACATTTGAAGGGGAGGGCATACTACATAAATCCAGAAAAAATCGATAGAGTTCTGGTAAGTGATTTTATATCTAACAGAAAAAAAATATTACATTCTAGGAACAGTTGA